The Carassius gibelio isolate Cgi1373 ecotype wild population from Czech Republic chromosome B22, carGib1.2-hapl.c, whole genome shotgun sequence genome window below encodes:
- the si:dkey-37m8.3 gene encoding serine/threonine-protein kinase pim-2: MCTSSESVPKSAVYETEAAAWLDNISFCSGFCQWIDEELSVDSLPAESQQPVQSTSASQAEAEAEAEAEAVSAQPSAEKSPTEVPSRGNRRSRIHAFFKRAWKAVKKPFLRCRRTRVESSPETASVPGPSGLQNVPDTEPASASGLPNWEPMTEPMYSLYTLQGLIGNGSFGKVFKAIRKSDGQEPGCSAPLPREVALMLLLRRPPVSPYVIQMYEWFDRPKIFSLILECPQPCMVLRKFITVSSGLTETIASILMRQLVLAVQHCIDHGVFHNDIHADNILVTTDTLEIKLIDFGAAHLYESTGYDTWKYLGAAEYCPPEAFSQPKYHAVPTNVWALGVTLYLMVNRRLPFYNIRETLEASPKFWKPTLSIACRDLIGQCLNRDPAKRPTLEQILEHPWFKRWL, encoded by the exons ATGTGCACCTCATCTGAGTCAGTGCCCAAGAGCGCTGTATATGAGACAGAAGCGGCTGCGTGGCTGGATAACATCAGCTTCTGCAGCGGCTTCTGTCAGTGGATCGACGAAGAGTTGAGCGTCGATTCACTGCCAGCTGAGTCCCAGCAGCCTGTGCAGTCAACAAGCGCTTCACAagcagaagcagaagcagaagcagaagcagaagcagTGAGTGCACAGCCTTCTGCTGAGAAAAGCCCAACAG AAGTTCCGTCTCGAGGCAACAGGAGAAGCAGAATCCATGCCTTCTTCAAGAGAGCATGGAAGGCTGTTAAGAAGCCGTTCCTCCGTTGCAGACGGACAAGAGTGGAGTCCAGTCCTGAAACAGCGTCTGTCCCGGGACCGTCTGGGCTCCAGAACGTGCCTGACACCGAGCCGGCATCTGCCTCAGGTCTTCCCAATTGGGAGCCAATGACCG AACCTATGTACAGTTTATACACACTGCAGGGATTGATTGGAAACGGAAGTTTCGGCAAGGTGTTCAAGGCAATACGGAAATCTGACGGCCAAGAG CCTGGTTGCTCCGCACCTCTGCCTAGAGAAGTGGCTCTGATGCTGCTGTTGAGGCGTCCTCCAGTTAGCCCCTACGTCATACAAATGTACGAATGGTTTGATCGACCCAAGATCTTCTCTCTTATTCTGGAGTGCCCTCAACCGTGCATGGTCCTGCGAAAGTTCATCACGGTTTCGTCAGGACTGACTGAAACGATCGCGTCCATCTTAATGCGTCAGTTAGTCCTGGCAGTGCAGCACTGCATAGACCACGGCGTTTTTCACAACGACATCCACGCTGACAACATCCTGGTGACCACAGACACTCTGGAGATCAAGCTGATTGACTTTGGCGCCGCTCACCTGTATGAGAGCACAGGCTACGACACCTGGAAATATTTAG GAGCAGCAGAGTACTGTCCTCCAGAGGCTTTTTCGCAGCCCAAATACCACGCCGTCCCAACAAATGTCTGGGCTCTGGGCGTTACGCTGTATCTGATGGTGAACAGACGGCTGCCCTTTTACAACATCCGGGAAACATTGGAAGCTTCCCCTAAGTTTTGGAAGCCCACCTTGTCCATAG CATGCCGTGATCTGATTGGCCAGTGTCTGAACCGCGATCCAGCGAAGCGGCCGACTTTAGAGCAGATCTTAGAGCACCCCTGGTTCAAAAGGTGGCTCTAG